The genome window TTGCTATTAATTTCCTAAAATTAACTAGATTCTACAATATTCACAAAAGGCCAAAAATGATTGTTACATAAAGTAATGGCTCATGAAAAGTCAAGAATATTTTTCATTGATATTAGATTGGTTTAAGGGTAGAAATCAGTACAAGTAAAATTGGCACTTTCACATAGTGGATGCTTCAGCAATTTAAAAATCTATATTTTTGATGATGTAAATGTATCCTGAACTAGTTAATTTTGTGGATTCTGAGGAATGAGATTATGTGAAGAGGGTGCAAATCTGAAGGTAATGTGAAAACATGAGGCCATTCATTTTGATATGGAAGCTGGGTATCCTTGAACATGGATGCACTGTAGGTTCAGCAATTCAGGTAGGCAAAGACTGCACTGGCCTTTTGGCAATGTGAATTCAGAAGACTGGGTGACAGACTAAAAATAAAGGAGAATAAAGAATGAAAAGGGTGGCACGATGGCCTTCAGCAATGCAAGTTGAATCCTACCCTGCAGTGCAGTCTGTCAGTTTATACATTCTTCCTATGACTGTGTTTCAGTTTTTTCCTGTATACAGTACTGAAGACTGCCTACTGTAAATTACTTCCTGTATAAGTAATTAGCAAAAGAATTGAAGGGAAGTTGCAGAACATCAAGACAGAATCCCACTCCCAACAGTAATTTTATGCCCgggtaaatattgaaaaagaacacgcgcagtccacggCGACCTTAGAGGAGTTTCAAGACCGTTGGGCTCcgtggggtgtaaatgccatcgtggatagagatggcaacattttggtgtaatgtctattgtctatttgtagtttagtaattgtgtttgccactgttttgtatatattgtatagcaccaatATTTGTCATAAAGGATTTTGtattaaaaaaaaggcagaataAAGAGCAGGGAAATGAGGGTGTGGTAGAACAGTAGAATGGGATTCTCCTACTAGGAGCCAGCATGACCTGATTCACTGTATAGCATACACTGTGCCATACAGGATGCACAGTATAATAGCAAGCAAAGTAACctgaatggaaagaaaaaaacaaataggtgtgggaatgggaaattCCAGTAGATAAATCATAAATGGATCTAGTCAAGATGGTATGGAGCTGCAATGCCTGTCAAGGTTGGGGCTAGGACTCAGTTGCTTTATAGGTtcgtagggatggttttggggatgTAGAGGTGAGGAGGGGTTAGAAGTTAGGGGCAGAAGCCGGTGGTGAGAGTCAAGGTTGGAGCGCTCCACAGTTGAAGGCAGGCAATCCTCAAGGGTTGGGTTGTAGGCACTGAGGATGAAGACAGTGATTCCCATGATCACTGGGCCCCACCAGGAATGGCAATCGATTACCTTCCAGGTCAAAGCTTCATATGGGCAGCAGACACAAGAGCATATGACAACCAGAGGGAAAACCAAATGAACGAGACAGGCAAATGCTGGAGTATAACAAGAGGGCTCTACTAAAGCAACACAAAGAAAATTCTATTTTTTATAACTTTCTGGAGAAATGGAAGAGAACCTTCAGAAGGAAATACCCACACATACAAAATAATtccaaaataaattacaaatctACCTCCAAGTGAAAATAGAAATACTATCTTTTGCACCTCCAAATAAGGCAATTAAATACAGCCCTATGGATTTATGCAGATTATATTGAACTTACAGCTAAATCATTAAAGTTTTGAGTACTGCAAGGACAGCAAAACCAACCTACCCCCCAggaggcatctgtgtgttctcctTCCTAGTTGGTCGTTCTGTTTCCACTACATGGAAAAATAGAAATGTTAATCTTTAAATGAGTGGCTTGCTTAGACAACAATCCCTAGTTCAATATTAATGTGAAAGACATGCACCAAATGTGGTACAAACATTTGTACCAGTTTGAATAAACTGGAATAATTGCCAGAGAAAACTGAGGCCCCTAACTTTGTTATTAAACAATCTATAAATCCAAAGAAAAGTTTTCCTGCAACTTAATATTATCACTTGATTTTGTTCTTTCAACTTACAGTATTTCACAAAGTCAATTTGAAAATCCTTTCGGTTTCCAATGAAAGATCTTCCTTGTTCTGTTCCCACCACAAATACATTTTTCTCATATACAGCAACACATGCCACTTCAGCTTTTAACTTCGCAATTTCCTGGCACTGAAGAGGAAATAAGTTGAATCAACTTTAAAGAGAAAATATACAAAAACATACATTAAAGAAAATGACTTTTGTTAAACATACCTTTGGTGCTCAGATATTATATTGAGGAAAAAATTGTAGCTTCGTACCTTATGATACTGGGTATCAAGTTTAAACTAGTATCACTGAAATTATTAGAGGATGCCATAGGTAGAACAGCATTAAAATGTCATATCCAAAAACACAACTAAATCCAAGGGCTAAACATATGTATAGATCTCCCCAGGTTAACAAAGGGGTCAGGCTCCTGAATAACCTCTCATTATGCATAAACATTTCCCGCAGGAGTGCAGTACTACAGTAAACTCAACCTTCAAAGGGGTTGGGTGTGTTCAGATACTGTAGCCATCTCTTTATCCCATCACTATCCCCTTTGCCTTAAGCCTCATCCTATATATCACTTAGTTTCTCCTATTTTAAATCCTTTTACCAATCTTCTCCCTTGTTCCTTCTACTTTTTCTTTGCCTGCTCTATTGAGTAAACAACCTTACAGGATATCTCTAGGTTAAGAACACAGGGCTTATTAACAACTATACATACAGATGAGCTTCCATAATATGAAATTCCCAAGTCCAATGTACGTATAGAACATGTATCCCTACATTGTATATATGCACATCGTACTTTGGAATTTAATAATATCAGCTTCCACTTGATCTCTTCACTTTTATGATCTCTCTTCCTTGTCAGTATTATATGCTTTTCATGCCATTTATTGCAATACAGCAGAGGCATGGCAACTAgattgcattttttaaaatatgtacACATTGTCCAACTTATGGAAATCTGTGCAAATGGAACCTGTTCATTGCCTGGGGACAGCTGTATGGATCCCATTCCAGTTCCAACAAACCATCTAATTATATTTCTCCAGAGATGCTAcccaatattttttgtttttaattttaattcaaaCCATATTTagaattttatttttactttgcAAAATACAGTAGGATCTTTGATAACCATTTCCAATAATAAAAAGTACAAGGCATAGTAAATTTGTGCAATTTAAGTCCACCTCCAATTCTTGAACAACTGGGGAAAACAGGAAACTGTCCATACTGAATATAAGTCACACAATTGAGAATATTTTCTTTCAAAGATGAGACAAAAGGTGGTAGAGGGAAGTTGTTCTGGATGTGTACAGATGACCAAAAACTGATGCATGGGTGGTAGTTAGTTTAACAAAGTATCTGGAATACAAATTAAATTTGAGGAAGTTCAAAACTTGGGTCAGACCCCATTCACAGCAATGTTTAGATCTGGGCAATAAATAAGGAAATATATAATGGCCTTGAAAGAGAGCATAAGCAATTTAAGCCACCTGGTGAATCCATGAGATTAAGTTCATCTATTAACCAATTTTGAAATTTATCAGACAAATACAGAGAAACTATTTTCTCAGACAGGGAAATCTAGAAGGAAACATCATTGTTTTAAAATTAAAGCAAGGTCACTACAAATCATATTATACAAATAGGCCACTGTTGCTGTATATCCTTCTTTCTAGAAATTGGTTTTGTTCAGGAGAGTTATTGAAACACAGGATGTGCAAGCAAACAATTTAAACTAGCTGACCATTTTACCCAGGTCTTCAACCTCCCTAGTCTTTCATGCGAGAAACTTCAGACAGTAGAATGTTTCCACCTGTTCAATTTAGTTTTCATAATTGCAAGCATCTCAAAGCACATTGTAATCTAAATGGAAACTCACCAAGGATTAATTAATCTATATAGATGCCTAATTAGCAATTTACATTACTAATTTTACTGCAAATTCTACAAAATTAATGAAATAAAAATTAATATAATTAATGGTGATCTAAACAGGAATCTGTACCTCAATAGTCCTTTAGTTTTGTGAACCCCAAAACAGTACTCAGTATTCCATCTGTAATCTTAGTTTtaaacaagtcaagtcactttttattgtcatttcgatcataactgctggtacagtacatagtaaaaacgaaacgtttttcaggaccatggttctacatgaaacaatacaaaaactacactgaactacgtaaaaacaacacagaaaaaactagactagactacagacctacccaggactgcataaagtgcacaaaacagtgcaggcattacaataaataataaacaagacaataggcacagtagagggcaagttggtgtcagttcaggctctaggtattgaggagtctgatggcttcagggaagaaactgttacatagtctggtcgtgagagcccgaatgcttcagtgccttttcccagatggtagaaggaagaagagtttatatgaggggtgcatggggtccttcataatgctgtttgctttgcggatgcagcatgtagtggaAACGTGACACTTAAAATGACAAAATGTGATACTTAATTTAGCAATTACCTTTACATTAGCAAGATGTCTCAAATACAAAACATTTAGTTAACCCTCAACTTAATAAGATCCAACTACAGCACAACCTAATAAACTTCCACTACTGCATGTGGCAGCATTTCCCAGTATATTATCTCCAGCATAGGATGTAGACAAAAGGCAGGTaacaataggccagttagcttaatgtCTGCAGTGAGGAAAATGTTTGAAGCTATCATTAGGAAGAAATAGTGCGACATCTGGATAGAAGTggttccatcaggcagacacagtagGGATTCATGAAGGGCAAGTTCTATCTGGAATTCTTTGACAATATAATGATCACAGTGGACAGAGGGGAAGCAGGTGGATGCTATATACTTGGATTttaagaaagcatttgataaggtactgcaTAAAAGACTGGTGGGAACtcaaagaaacatttcaaatgttgaaaggcacggacagagtggatgtggcaaagttgtttcccacggtgggggagtctagtacgagaggacataacttaaggattgaagggtgccCATTGAGAACAAATGccaaggaattttttttagccagagggtggtgaatctgtggaatttgttgccacgggtggcagtggaggccaaatcattgggtgaatttaaggcagagactgctAGGTATCTGAGtcgccagggtatcaaaggttattgtgagaaggcagggagtgggactaaatgggagaatggaacagctcatgataaaatggcggagcagactcaaggggctgaatggccgacttctgctcctttgtcttatggtcttataagtatGCACTGTGTTGGGGGTAACATATTAGCCTGAAGAGAGGATTAGCTAactaatagaaggcagagagttgtgaTAAATGGGTATTTTTCTGGTTAATAGTCAGCAGcgagcagagtgctcagtgctagGTTTGCAACTGTTCATGAactgttaatgatctggaagaggggaccaagtgtagcGCAGTTAAGTTCGTTGATCAGACTAAACAGTGTAAAAGCAAACTGTGCAGAGGATCTGTAGAGATATAGCtaagttaagtgagtgggcaagtgcctggcagatggaaaacaacaTTCATATatatgaggtcatccactttgaaaggaaaagtggaagatcagattattagtTAAACGGTGAAAagactgcagcattttgtgcacagGGGCTCAGAAGTGCTTGTGtgtgaattgcaaaaagttgatTTGCAAGTGCAACAAGTTATGAAGAATGCTAATGGAAGGTTGGCCTTCATTACCTGAGGGATTAATTTCACTGTAGGAAGGTTATGCAGCCATTGTACAGGATACTGATGAGGATGCACCTGGAGAACTTAATGCAGTTctagtctccatacttgaggaagaatttactggctttggaggtggtgcagaggaggttcatcaaGTTGACTTTTGAGGAAATTACCTtgtggggtcttttaagagactcctggataggtacatggagcttagaaaaatagagggctaagggtaattctaggtaatttctaaagtaagtacatcttcgccacagcattgtggactgaagggcctgtattctgctgtcggttttctatgtttctactaagAGAGAATGAGTTGCCTGGaactatacttgctggaatttggaagaatgagggggaattttaAAGAAACATAAAATTGTGAAAAATATAGATAGAGCTAGCAAAACTGTTCTCACTGGTAGGCAAAAATAAAACTAGGGGGCATAGCCTCAACATTTGGGGGaacagatttaggatggagatgagcagaaactacttttcccagaaaggattgaatttatggaattctctGTGCAGAGAAGCAGCAGAGGCTACATCatcaaatatatttaagacacataTTGATTTTTgtatagcaggggaattaagggtatgGAGAAAAGACAGACAGGTGGGCCaaatccatggccagatcagccatgatctgttaaaagacagagcagacttgacaggccagatggccttctcctgttcctgtttcttgtgttcttattccAGGAGCCCTAGGAACCTCCATTTTGCCCAGTCTCCAAATAtgcttgtttttttaaaaaagcagtaaCAATGCAAGTGAGTTTTATTACCTATCCCCAAGACTCCAACTCCATTGAGCCACCAGCTTCCATACAATTAAAATTAGTTCAAGTTTTATAACATAGTAAATTAACTATTTACCATCGACTCCAGTGCTGACACAAGGAATCTTACTTCCAGAAGATTTTCGACACCAGAGGGTTCTTCATTTATAACTGATGTAGTTGCAACTTGTGCCATATTTCCTGAAGGCAAGAGAGAGCCAAGAGCAAAGAGAAAAGTTATAGTAAGATACCGAAAGTCTTTGCACCAAATGTGAAAACcacaaaaaaaattgcaaaataaTTCCAATTTTTCAATTATCGATTACTTAATCTGTTTGCTTTCTTTACTAATTTTCAAAATCTATTCCTAACCAGTTAATTATATTAAACCATGAAAAATGTCAATATTGTATTAACTTCAAcataaaatttaaaattaaatacaatggattccggttaattgagctatcagttaattggggcagccaattatttgggacaactcttaaagaacaaaaattgaaaaaatagccaggattgccttcatttatttgggacacttaattggggcaggatacCATTGCCAAACATTTTCCAACTAGTGCCAGTTGTATGCACTGCATAGTCGTTAGACAATGCACCATGCTTAagagctaacaatgtttaaacagTGTTACTTTTGTGAGTTTGGGTTCATAAAGCTGTGATATTTGTCACTGTTAGGTGGTGAGAAATAAGTAGTAATACAATTCTGAACTGTTCTGCTCACTGCTGTTTAATGCATTCAGTTTTGGAGATGACAGTAATGGCCAGGAATGGAAGTTAAACTATTTCActtcttcaacaagttagaaactatgtaGAATCTGAAGATATCACCAATCATCTGTAATATTACAATGAAagtaaagatttggaggatgcaatcatcaacagCATTGCATAAAGGCAGTCCATTACCTACACAAAGTAACTGCACTGACTTTAttaatttacagtcaaaagaaaaTGGCAGAGATTAATTCCTCTACTGATAAGTATTAGgagctaatacacagttttatggtACTGTTGTAGTattagtagtgttctaatttgttctgtatttcatttaaatacataatttgttactctgtTTATCTTTTCaacacctttttaactatttcaatgAAATGTCATCTAATTAGGGTAGctgcttaactgggccaaaaCGTACTGGTCCCGATATGTaccaattaacaggaatccactgtACAGTTGTCCCTTGGTAACtagagggattggttccaggaccccccgcagataccaaaatctgcggatgctcaagtcccttatataaaatggcgtagtatttgcatatagcctacacacatcctcccgtatactttaattCATCTTtaggttacttataatacctaaaacTTGCTCTGGAAGGTAGCCTTTCTCTTCTATGGGTTTCTTGAGCTTTTCTGGGAACATTGAAGCTGCCTCGGCATCAGTTGATGCTGATTCTCCCATAATCCTTAAgctcttgaggctgtagcgcttcacatagctagccagccaacccttactagccttaaactccttcctctcgctctCCTCAACCCCCTCACAATAGTGCTCATAGAGGCTAAGTGCTTTTTCACGTATAATTTTCCCATCAACAGGGATATGCTGCTGTGACATGTCCTCTAGCCACACACTTAATGCtttctcagtctttgcaagcacttTATCACGAACCAGAGAGACCATTTTTGCCGTTGTAGGGGCAGTACGAACACTTTCACgaatttcagcttctttctgcttCATTGTGCGAATGCTCGATTCGTTCTTACCGACCCTACGGCCCACTTCAGAAAACGACATaccacttttcaaaagatctaagatTTTTATTTTCTCGGCAAGAGATAGCACTTTACgctccctcttagcctttgaggaaatgctttgaccacttaattgctttttaggagccattttttcacagaaacaaaggGTGGACACGTAGCaaatggagagagactgaggatctgtgaaatggcaggaggctacagcagggtatgccTACACATCACTTCATTCACGTGGATTCAGCATAGTGCTCAGCACACGGCAAATTCAAGTTTTGGTTTTTGGAGCTTTCTGGAAATTTTTTCTGTATATTTTTGATCCGTAGTTAGTTGAATCTGCGGATGCAGAACCTGTGGAtacggagggccaactgtactgaaAATGCTCGacaagtcaaacagcatctgtagagagagaaagagagttacTGCATCACAATGACCTTTAAGTATCTTGCTTGCTTTAGCAAACCTGCAGCCTACTGATAAATCTATACAGAAGAAAGGAGGTGCAACTGGGTTATCTATCTTCAATGTTGTATCATTTGTGCTAGGATCTACGTTTGTACAATCAATTAGTTATGCATTCTTAATGTCGTGTTTTATTCTTGCAAAGGCAAACTTATTCAGGAAGGTTACTCTCAAAATGTATTTCCTTCCAAATTCCAGGCTAGTGAGGCATATTTACTTTGCACATAAATAATACAAATAAATTAATACTTTGGAGACGATTTTCCACTACCCAGAGATTATTAAACTAATATTTCTTGCAACATGGCTCTGTGTGCAACTAGCCATGAAGACACTGGTTCCCAGTTCACTGATGTATTGAAATATAAGATCTCTCATGTAATTTGTTGACTACACTCAGCAGCTGTCAAGTGAAATACAGTTCCCAGAAACCTATCCATGACactcaatatttatttctccCATTCACAAATATTCAAAAACACCCAGGAgttattgaaaaaaataattaaaatatcaCACTAAAATCAAACACCAAAGAAGGTATAGGTGTTctccgctttacgaatgttcactttacgccacttcgcttttacaaaatacctacattagtaacctgttttcgcattacaaagaggatttttgctttaatGAGAATTTTTcccgtataaattaatggttcttcactttacgccatttcggcttaagaaaggtttcataggaatgctctacctttgtaaagggcgGAGGAGATACCTGTAGTTAAATAGATTGTAGCTACTTGAAAACCTGGAGcggtatggtagcatagtggttaccaCAATGCCTTACAGtttcagcaacccaggttcaattcccacagctataGATTCAGCTGGTAGATTTCTTTGTCTAAGGCATGTGAAATTTGTCCCATCAGACTGCACAAAAAATCTGCAGCTACAGCATGAGGAAGCTAGTAGCAACTGTCACAGACTATGACTTCTGCAGAAAGAAGCTCTACATTAAGCAGACTCACCAAGAAGTACCAAAATACCAGGTTGAAAGATCCACTTTCTGGCAGCGTGTGTCCGTAGAAGAACATGACTAACAATACAAACAAGCCCAATGTTCACTGAACTCACTCCATCATTTCACATGATAATGTCTGGACCTGTGCCTCAAGTCCAGTTTCCCACCCAGTCCCTGTACTTTATGATGTCTAATATTCCATCTTAGCTTTGAATTTACCCAACTAGCAAATAAGCAAAGTCCTTGTAGTAGAGTTCTGAAGATTTACAGGTCTCTGCATAAGGTAATTTCTATTCTCAATCCTATATAACCCATTCTTAAACTAAGTCTTCAGCTCAAGAATTAGCAGCTTGAGAATGTACCAAAACCTTGTACGTTTTTCGAACGTTTGCTAaatgacagctcgctgttacgaaagacctacattagtacctgatttcgcaaaccaaagaggattttcacttttatgaaaaaaagacgcctgctttatacgtgtgtttaccccaagaaagactaccatgaccatgaagccttgtgcgggcagttgtgtgtgcatgtgtgtaagtGCCGATTTTTTTCCCCAAATCGATTTCAACTCACTGTCTTCCTgcttttgataagtgaaactaaagcatacataaaatatttctactttatataagctgtatatttatcatataattcctgcttttactatatgtccgtgttattttaggttttatgtgttatttagtatgatttggtaggtttttgggtctgggaacgctcaaaaattttcccatataaattactggtaattgcttctttgctttacgacatcttgacttacaaacggtttcataggaacgctctaccttcggatggtgggggaaacctgtatatctTAAGTCTCTCTTATTTGTCCAAACTACACCAAGTGCAAGCTAATCTTATTCAACTTTCCTCTCATTGACTAATTGTAAGAAAGTGTGTCCAATCAAGTAATTTAAACTTTTTTATTCAAAACTACATAAGCTACAGCAAAGGTGTATCACTACTGCTAACTTCTGTACCCTAAACCCTTTGTGATAAAGGTCAACATACCAGTTACTTTAATTGTCTCCTCTACCTTCAATATTTTCCCTTAACCAACAATAGGATTTCTTCTACATTAACATTCAGCACATTCTCATGATTTGAAGATCTTTCCTGCCAAAGTTCATTACTTCATATTTCCCAAGTATATTTCATTTGCTACCTCATGTACCCTTCTAATTGCTTAAATCTACTTGGCCAATTTtacaacccttccccctcccattttCAGCATAGCTTGCTCTTCTGTGCGGGTTTACCAGTCAAACTTCGATGAAAGGGCAGAAGGTACTGTATCAAAGTTATTAATCTAAATTAATATGAACTCAATACTGATCACTGTTACCCTATTAATAATCTGTCTACCTGAAAAATGACACATTTATTCTTATTCTGTCGTAGTCTTCTATAAATGTTAAATATTATGAGGTTTTACTTTTTGTAAGAAATGTTTGCATTGTACTCTATCAAAATGAATTTTGAAAAAAACTGACTTATATTCCATTTATTAGTTTCCCATTATCCAACCTTTAAACTGGGTGTTCCCAACCGTTACTATGCCATGGAATCCTACCATTAATCAAgcagtccgtggaccccaggttgggaaacagCACTTTAAACTTCTATGTGGAAGTACACAAAGTTTGTCAATTATGACTTCCCTCTTAAAAAAGCAAATTTATGTAATATGAAGTGCCCTGATGCTACCCTTAATGCTGGACCACAGTATTTAGCTGTTAAGGTATTAGATCAACTAATCTACATTTCCTaagccccccaccaccacccaattTCTCCTCTAAGAAGTGTGACATTTTCCACTTATTAAATCAACCGCAGCTGCTCTACAGAACTTAGATTTTTACTATTTCTGCCTGTAATTCTGGCTTCAGAGATGGCAGTTATTGAGTCCACGGGATACGTAGTATTTCAATCTTTTAGTTTCTCCAGAACATTAATTACTGAGTCCCTCTGTCATTAGATCCTCAATTTGCTTCCTTCTCTATCACATTTGGGTATTCTGTAGTGAAAATACAATACATTCAAATTAATTAGCCGTTTCCCttcacccccacccacccattaTAACTTTTCCCATTGTCTCTACGGTGATCATAGTTCATTGTGCTGCTCTTTAAGTATCTCTTGGTGATTTATTCCATCTTCTCCCTATGGTAATACTTAGCAATGCATAACAACTCAAAGACCTTTTCAATCTTTAGATTTACTACTTTTGTCAACATTGCAAGACTATCCTTTGCTAAACTTTTGAATTGAATTACCATCAACGGATTATTTGTGTTATGGATTTTTTAATAGAATGCACTTACACTGCTGCCAAAAATGGAGGCTGGTATGCCTTCACACTATATGCATGCTCATGTGGGTACGAGTCAGCCAGATTGCAAGCATTCAGGATTCTTCTCCTTACTAAATTCCTGGAGTAGTCTTGTCACAGTAAATGCTGTTTTTCCAGAGGGACAGGCAGTCAACAACATTAGCCCAAACCCAGGCACCCATTTGATTATATCACCAGTCAAGCGAGGGACCACTATTTGCAACAACTCTGCCGTGACAGATAATGACTGCTGAACTGAATGGTTATATTTGTTCCACCAGTGTTGGCCAAACCTCAGTTGTATGCCATATTCACGAACGATCATCCTACTGGTCTTCATCCAAAATATGC of Hypanus sabinus isolate sHypSab1 chromosome 6, sHypSab1.hap1, whole genome shotgun sequence contains these proteins:
- the LOC132395893 gene encoding general transcription factor II-I-like isoform X6, which produces MAPKKQLSGQSISSKAKRERKVLSLAEKIKILDLLKSGMSFSEVGRRVGKNESSIRTMKQKEAEIRESVRTAPTTAKMVSLVRDKVLAKTEKALSVWLEDMSQQHIPVDGKIIREKALSLYEHYCEGVEESERKEFKASKGWLASYVKRYSLKSLRIMGESASTDAEAASMFPEKLKKPIEEKGYLPEQVLGNMAQVATTSVINEEPSGVENLLEVRFLVSALESMCQEIAKLKAEVACVAVYEKNVFVVGTEQGRSFIGNRKDFQIDFVKYLETERPTRKENTQMPPGGLLYDHFCTEACEIPNSSLEHQSVNFVPVTVKTEPCDDNQPSTSIDLVPVKVETEDPDYYRYSVQGPGMTTSDVIDTTRPSELKSFKEELPNEAKASSEETEEEFSTDDPMQQEHSEASDYPEVEVTLEDDEYFPSNKRPKNTVQATDAGATVKRKSREFNFEQSNARITDLRKQVEELFERKYAEATLATGPVVIPYKLFQSNSEDLCVDGLPEGIPFRRPSTYGIPSLERILLAKDKIKFVIKRDVWLDFERHAAYSGTLQSFKIHP
- the LOC132395893 gene encoding general transcription factor II-I-like isoform X7 translates to MAPKKQLSGQSISSKAKRERKVLSLAEKIKILDLLKSGMSFSEVGRRVGKNESSIRTMKQKEAEIRESVRTAPTTAKMVSLVRDKVLAKTEKALSVWLEDMSQQHIPVDGKIIREKALSLYEHYCEGVEESERKEFKASKGWLASYVKRYSLKSLRIMGESASTDAEAASMFPEKLKKPIEEKGYLPEQVLGNMAQVATTSVINEEPSGVENLLEVRFLVSALESMCQEIAKLKAEVACVAVYEKNVFVVGTEQGRSFIGNRKDFQIDFVKYLETERPTRKENTQMPPGGLLYDHFCTEACEIPNSSLEHQSVNFVPVTVKTEPCDDNQPSTSIDLVPVKVETEDPDYYRYSVQGPGMTTSDVIDTTRPSELKSFKEELPNEAKASSEETEEEFSTDDPMQQEHSEASDYPEVEVTLEDDEYFPSNKRPKNTVQATDAGATVKRKSREFNFETFS